The proteins below are encoded in one region of Telopea speciosissima isolate NSW1024214 ecotype Mountain lineage chromosome 10, Tspe_v1, whole genome shotgun sequence:
- the LOC122643593 gene encoding probable F-box protein At4g22030: protein MAALQASSFSRSSWSSSSSSSRCLRRGTEATLQAPKLQSNRLILPRLLLTSINAITLSAATMVGLAATSCGTGAPHLALKLSSTLLYSAATGMLVVMNKIQPSQLTEEQRNATRLFKQLEREIQTTLAIGTPTEKDVKDAMDKVLALDRAYPLPLLGTMLDKFPATVEPANWWPQQPKQKRLGGGNRERKGSNGWNAKLEEEMRQIVGVLKRKDTEEYVRLSKLALKINKALAISGPLLTGIAAVGSAFVGSSSQHQGPWAVFLGVTAGALAAIVNTMEHGGQVGMVFEMYRSNAGFFQLMEESIVSNLKEREVEKRENGELFEMKVALQLGRSLSELRDLAASSSLKRYGEITEEFASKLF from the exons ATGGCAGCACTTCAagcttcaagtttctcaagGTCTTCATGgtcgtcttcttcatcttcttcacgatGTCTAAGGAGAGGGACTGAAGCAACGCTCCAGGCCCCCAAACTCCAGTCAAATAGACTCATACTCCCAAGGCTCCTCCTCACCTCCATTAATGCCATCACCCTCTCCGCCGCAACCATGGTTGGCCTAGCAGCCACTTCCTGTGGAACGGGAGCACCTCATCTAGCACTCAAGCTCTCCTCCACCCTCTTATATTCGGCAGCCACTGGGATGTTGGTGGTGATGAACAAAATCCAGCCCTCCCAGCTCACCGAAGAGCAACGAAATGCTACCAGGCTGTTCAAACAGCTCGAAAGGGAAATCCAAACAACACTTGCAATTGGAACTCCCACAGAAAAGGATGTGAAGGATGCCATGGACAAGGTCTTGGCCCTCGATAGGGCCTACCCTCTTCCCTTGCTTGGAACAATGTTAGACAAGTTCCCTGCGACGGTAGAGCCTGCAAATTGGTGGCCACAACAACCGAAACAGAAAAGACTCGGTGGTGGTAacagagaaaggaagggaagcaACGGATGGAATGCAAAGCTGGAGGAGGAAATGAGACAAATAGTTGGGGTGCTAAAGAGGAAGGACACCGAAGAGTATGTGAGGCTGAGTAAGTTGGCATTGAAAATTAACAAGGCACTTGCCATTTCTGGGCCTCTACTCACGGGCATTGCGGCGGTGGGGTCTGCTTTTGTAGGATCATCTTCTCAGCATCAAGGGCCATGGGCGGTGTTTCTGGGAGTTACTGCGGGAGCTCTAGCAGCCATAGTAAACAC aatgGAACATGGTGGGCAAGTAGGGATGGTATTTGAGATGTACAGGAGCAATGCTGGTTTCtttcagctcatggaggagTCCATTGTGTCCAACTTGAAGGAAAGGGAggtggagaagagagaaaatggggAGTTATTTGAAATGAAGGTTGCTCTACAACTGGGAAGGAGTTTGTCCGAACTTAGGGATCtcgcagcttcttcttctttaaaaagATATGGAGAGATCACAGAGGAATTTGCCAGCAAGCTCTTCTAA